One segment of Oscillospiraceae bacterium DNA contains the following:
- a CDS encoding NCS2 family permease: MEKLFKLKEHGTNVKTEIIAGITTFLAMAYILAVNPGMLGIIPDGPGAAAIFMATALSAAIGTICMAFFANYPVALASGMGLNAFFTYTVCLGMGYSYKVALTAILLEGIIFMILSIFKFREALVNKIPANLKLGITAGIGLFITIIALINAGVVVNNDSTLVGLGNLASPQVVLAIVGLLIIGVLHHYKVTGDILIGILATWVLGILAELIGWYQVDIEAGVYSLIPNLSWEAIKANFAAPALFQFDFGFIAKNFGAFAVVLFTFLYTDIFDTVGTLIGVAQKGNLLAEDGSLPRAGGALMADAVGTVAGACLGTSTVTSYVESSAGVAAGGRTGLTALTTGILFLLAIPLAPIFLAIPGFATAPAMIFVGLLMLSAVTKMDFDGDVADSIGGFLAIAMMPFAYSIATGIMFAMISWVVLKICCGKIKDISPIMWISVALFALYIGTQVM; the protein is encoded by the coding sequence ATGGAAAAACTTTTCAAATTAAAAGAACATGGCACAAATGTTAAAACTGAAATTATTGCAGGTATTACAACCTTCCTTGCAATGGCGTACATTCTTGCGGTTAACCCTGGAATGCTTGGTATTATTCCTGATGGTCCCGGTGCTGCAGCTATATTTATGGCTACTGCTCTTTCAGCTGCTATCGGTACAATATGTATGGCATTTTTTGCAAACTATCCTGTAGCACTTGCTTCCGGTATGGGGCTTAACGCATTCTTTACTTATACCGTATGTTTAGGAATGGGCTATTCATACAAAGTTGCTCTTACTGCTATATTACTTGAAGGTATTATCTTTATGATTCTTTCAATCTTCAAGTTCAGAGAAGCACTTGTTAACAAAATTCCTGCAAACCTTAAACTTGGTATAACAGCAGGTATTGGTTTATTTATTACAATTATTGCACTAATTAATGCCGGTGTTGTTGTAAACAACGATTCTACATTAGTTGGTCTTGGAAATCTTGCATCTCCGCAGGTTGTTCTTGCAATTGTTGGTTTACTTATTATCGGTGTGCTTCATCACTATAAAGTTACAGGCGATATCTTAATCGGTATTTTAGCAACATGGGTTCTTGGTATTTTAGCAGAGTTAATCGGCTGGTATCAGGTTGATATAGAAGCAGGCGTATATTCACTAATTCCAAATCTTTCATGGGAAGCAATCAAAGCAAACTTTGCTGCTCCTGCATTATTCCAGTTTGATTTCGGATTTATCGCTAAAAACTTCGGTGCTTTTGCTGTAGTTTTATTCACATTCCTATATACTGATATATTTGATACAGTTGGTACTCTTATCGGTGTTGCTCAGAAGGGTAATCTTCTTGCAGAAGATGGTTCTCTTCCAAGAGCAGGCGGTGCATTAATGGCTGACGCTGTTGGTACAGTTGCAGGTGCATGTCTTGGTACATCAACTGTTACGAGTTATGTTGAATCTTCAGCAGGTGTTGCTGCAGGTGGTAGAACAGGTTTAACTGCTCTTACAACAGGTATTTTATTCCTTCTTGCAATTCCTCTTGCACCAATATTCCTTGCAATTCCTGGATTTGCTACTGCTCCTGCTATGATCTTTGTTGGTCTTCTTATGTTATCAGCAGTTACAAAGATGGATTTTGATGGCGACGTTGCAGACTCAATCGGCGGTTTCTTAGCGATTGCTATGATGCCATTTGCTTATTCAATAGCAACCGGTATTATGTTTGCTATGATTTCATGGGTTGTTCTTAAAATTTGCTGTGGTAAAATTAAGGATATCAGCCCTATTATGTGGATTTCAGTTGCATTATTTGCACTATATATCGGCACACAGGTTATGTAA
- a CDS encoding excinuclease has translation MLCEKCKKNNATVKIVKNYNGIITEKHLCQVCAGNDEFNFSEFSKGSILNDLFGMFTPVTTSDYVCDRCNTSYKEFKETGKFGCADCYEKFEVYLDPLFKNIHASSSHTGKIPKRCGEDLKNKKLKSELKLKLQKAIAEENYEEAAKIRDEIKGLEG, from the coding sequence ATGCTTTGTGAAAAATGCAAGAAAAATAATGCAACAGTTAAAATAGTTAAAAATTACAATGGTATTATTACAGAGAAACACTTATGTCAAGTCTGTGCGGGAAATGATGAATTTAATTTCAGTGAATTTTCCAAAGGAAGCATTTTAAATGATTTATTTGGAATGTTTACCCCTGTTACAACATCAGACTATGTGTGTGACAGATGTAATACATCATATAAAGAATTTAAAGAAACCGGAAAATTTGGTTGTGCTGATTGTTATGAAAAATTCGAAGTTTATTTAGACCCTTTATTTAAAAACATACACGCATCATCTTCTCATACAGGCAAAATTCCAAAAAGGTGCGGTGAAGACTTAAAAAACAAAAAATTAAAATCGGAACTTAAACTAAAACTTCAAAAAGCAATTGCTGAGGAAAATTATGAAGAAGCGGCGAAAATAAGAGACGAAATAAAAGGGCTGGAGGGATAA
- a CDS encoding adenine phosphoribosyltransferase (Catalyzes a salvage reaction resulting in the formation of AMP, that is energically less costly than de novo synthesis): MKNSYTLNVAGLKRELPFFKVSDDLTIAAFIMFGDVELTEHCAKALLEKAPLYDIMITAEAKSIPLIYEMAKQAGRNNYVIARKKPKVYMKNLISVSVNSITTHGEQNLYLGEDDINLLKDKKVLIVDDVISTGESLQALETLVKKAGGNIVGKMAVLAEGDAIERNDIIALEKLPLFDGNGNIIE, encoded by the coding sequence ATGAAAAATTCTTATACACTAAACGTTGCAGGGCTTAAAAGGGAACTACCTTTTTTTAAGGTTAGTGATGACCTTACAATTGCTGCTTTTATTATGTTCGGTGATGTTGAACTTACCGAACATTGCGCAAAAGCGCTTTTAGAAAAAGCCCCTTTGTATGATATAATGATTACTGCCGAAGCGAAAAGTATTCCTCTTATATACGAAATGGCAAAACAGGCAGGCAGAAACAATTATGTTATAGCAAGAAAAAAACCAAAGGTTTATATGAAAAATCTTATAAGTGTTTCGGTTAATTCTATTACAACTCACGGAGAACAAAATTTATATCTCGGAGAAGATGATATAAATCTTTTGAAAGATAAAAAAGTGCTTATAGTTGATGATGTTATAAGTACAGGCGAATCTTTACAGGCACTTGAAACTCTTGTTAAAAAAGCAGGAGGAAACATTGTCGGCAAAATGGCAGTTCTTGCCGAAGGAGATGCAATAGAAAGAAATGATATTATTGCTCTTGAAAAATTACCACTGTTTGATGGTAACGGAAATATAATAGAATAA
- a CDS encoding CtsR family transcriptional regulator: MAISDIIENYIKELLTDDNEVIIKRNDLANYFNCVPSQINYVIATRFTNEHGFIVESRRGGGGGITIRKVLLTKNDYISTLISSIGNYLKQNEAYSYIKTLFEYDIITKREANIMFAAVSDNTLNIDGENKDYLRAKIMKNMLTNIKRS, encoded by the coding sequence ATGGCAATATCGGATATTATAGAAAATTATATAAAGGAACTTCTTACAGATGATAATGAAGTAATAATAAAAAGAAACGATCTTGCAAATTATTTTAATTGTGTTCCGTCACAGATAAATTACGTTATAGCCACAAGGTTTACAAACGAGCATGGGTTTATAGTTGAATCAAGAAGAGGCGGTGGCGGAGGAATTACTATAAGAAAAGTTCTTCTTACCAAAAATGATTATATTTCCACTCTTATAAGTTCAATAGGAAATTATTTAAAGCAGAACGAGGCATATTCATATATCAAAACGCTTTTTGAATATGATATTATTACAAAAAGAGAAGCGAATATTATGTTTGCCGCAGTTTCAGACAATACTTTAAACATAGATGGAGAGAACAAAGATTATTTAAGAGCAAAAATAATGAAGAATATGCTCACAAATATTAAAAGGAGTTGA
- a CDS encoding DUF4230 domain-containing protein gives MKYIKYITAIILVICTLCLCSCSNQIKEPDEEQIKAICELTTLKCYYNNVAKSTKEKGTGWTHMLEKDRKFWIEYEGFAEIGIDMNDVSMSINENNVIISMPSAKLLNLGIVTETLNENSYITSKDNWWNKNKVTSEEQQAAIGNAQEKMRQTVLDNKSLFNRAENEAKILIENYINNLGKMSGIEYNITWEKM, from the coding sequence ATGAAGTATATTAAATATATTACAGCAATAATTTTGGTGATTTGTACTTTGTGTCTATGTTCGTGTTCTAATCAGATAAAAGAACCAGATGAAGAACAAATTAAGGCTATATGCGAATTGACAACTTTGAAATGTTATTATAACAATGTTGCTAAGTCCACTAAAGAAAAAGGAACAGGTTGGACACATATGCTAGAAAAGGATAGAAAATTTTGGATTGAGTATGAAGGATTTGCAGAAATAGGTATTGATATGAATGATGTTTCTATGAGTATAAACGAAAACAATGTCATAATTTCAATGCCTTCTGCAAAACTTCTCAATCTTGGAATTGTGACAGAAACCTTGAATGAAAATTCTTATATAACCTCTAAGGATAATTGGTGGAATAAAAACAAAGTAACATCGGAAGAACAACAAGCGGCGATTGGTAATGCTCAGGAAAAAATGAGGCAAACAGTGTTAGATAATAAGTCATTATTTAATCGTGCTGAAAACGAGGCGAAAATCCTGATAGAAAACTATATTAATAATTTGGGTAAAATGTCAGGAATAGAGTATAATATCACTTGGGAAAAAATGTGA
- a CDS encoding DUF4230 domain-containing protein, with the protein MEQKTKEITQEKKENNVINFKESVVTMWKNIISFLMKNKKYSLICIVGILLLGIVLGFVFSRESEVITISEASLKEIISASDLSTVEYTYNSIVTISNEKEEKYHVAYDGIVKAGFDFNQITVTDNQKEKKIIITIPEIKIISAVVNDQSLEFIFLKDKYDTETTYQEAYRESINDLKIKAEQNNDIKIIARENAIMTMKAFIKPWEEQLPEGYTVECI; encoded by the coding sequence ATGGAACAGAAAACAAAAGAAATTACTCAAGAAAAAAAGGAAAACAATGTTATTAATTTTAAAGAAAGCGTTGTTACCATGTGGAAGAATATAATTTCATTTCTTATGAAAAATAAAAAATATTCTTTAATTTGTATAGTGGGTATATTGTTACTTGGCATTGTTTTAGGATTTGTGTTTAGTAGAGAATCTGAGGTTATAACTATTTCTGAGGCTTCACTTAAAGAAATAATTTCTGCTAGTGATTTGTCCACTGTAGAGTATACTTATAATTCAATCGTCACAATTTCCAATGAAAAAGAAGAAAAGTATCATGTTGCATATGATGGAATTGTTAAAGCAGGATTTGACTTTAATCAAATAACTGTTACGGATAATCAGAAAGAAAAAAAGATTATAATTACAATTCCAGAAATTAAAATTATATCAGCAGTAGTTAATGATCAAAGTTTGGAATTTATATTTTTAAAGGATAAATATGATACTGAAACTACATATCAAGAAGCATATAGAGAAAGTATAAATGATCTTAAGATTAAAGCAGAGCAAAATAATGACATCAAAATAATAGCAAGGGAAAATGCTATTATGACTATGAAGGCATTTATTAAACCATGGGAAGAACAACTGCCTGAAGGGTATACGGTTGAATGTATATAG
- a CDS encoding ATP-dependent Clp protease ATP-binding subunit: MYDKRFTKKAENALSFSEKAAMELGHNYVGSEHILLGLLKEGTGIAYNALSSNNVTEENVTLIIEKLIGRGTPDNKRKYPTPRCKRILEISLEIAVNSNHQYIGTEHLLLALLNENDSVAYKIITELNCDPGKIVQDVLRIFNEGTPQEKNSFQGESKNSENEKFGVDLTKAAKEGKIDPVIGRDEEISRVIEILSRRTKNNPCLIGEPGVGKTAIIEGLAQKIYENKVPETLRNKKLVTLDLTSMLAGSKYRGEFEERIKKVLNEVKENKDTILFIDEIHTIVGAGAAEGAIDAANILKPSLARGEIQLIGATTLDEYRKYIEKDSALERRFQPVTVDEPTVSETIEILKGLRDKYEAHHKVEISDEALVAAAKLSYRYITDRFLPDKAIDLIDEASSKLRIRNLTTPPDYKELEEKIEKTKAEKNEAILAQDFENAAKLRDEENTLIKELEEKKTKREEENSKTVDCVTEENIAEVISAWTKIPVSKLTEEEGQKLLKLEERMHKRVVGQEEAISKIAKAIRRNRAGLKDPQRPIGSFLFLGPTGVGKTEVAKTLSEVMFGNQDSMIRIDMSEYMEKHSVSRLIGSPPGYVGHDEGGQLTKKVRQNPYSVILFDEIEKAHPDVFNTLLQILEDGILTDSQGRKVDFKNTVVIMTSNIGASKIVETKAKLGFSEGNEDNSYETIKNSVLSELKSYLRPEFINRIDEIIVFHKLSQEEIKEIAKIMLNSLAKRIEEKEIKLTVDDSVYDYLCEKGFDSSYGARPLRRTIQTDIEDLLSEEMLKGNIKANSIVTLKAEDGKIICQNDETI, translated from the coding sequence ATGTACGATAAAAGATTTACAAAAAAAGCAGAAAATGCACTTTCTTTTTCTGAAAAAGCGGCAATGGAACTTGGGCACAACTATGTGGGGAGCGAGCATATTTTACTCGGTCTTTTAAAGGAAGGAACGGGTATTGCATATAACGCACTTTCCTCAAATAACGTAACCGAAGAAAATGTTACTTTAATTATTGAAAAACTAATAGGCAGAGGAACTCCCGACAATAAAAGAAAATACCCTACCCCAAGATGTAAAAGAATTTTAGAGATATCTTTAGAAATTGCAGTAAATTCAAACCATCAATATATCGGAACTGAGCATCTTTTACTGGCACTTCTTAACGAAAACGATTCAGTTGCATATAAAATAATTACTGAATTAAACTGCGATCCAGGAAAAATAGTTCAGGATGTTTTAAGAATATTTAACGAGGGAACACCTCAGGAAAAAAATAGTTTTCAGGGTGAAAGTAAAAATAGCGAAAATGAAAAGTTTGGCGTTGATTTAACCAAAGCGGCAAAAGAAGGAAAAATTGACCCTGTTATTGGAAGAGATGAAGAAATAAGCCGAGTTATTGAAATTTTATCAAGAAGAACAAAAAACAATCCTTGCCTGATTGGAGAACCAGGTGTTGGTAAAACCGCAATAATAGAAGGACTTGCTCAAAAGATATATGAAAATAAAGTTCCCGAAACTTTAAGAAACAAAAAACTTGTAACACTTGATTTAACTTCTATGCTTGCAGGCTCAAAATACAGAGGCGAATTTGAAGAAAGAATTAAAAAAGTATTAAACGAAGTCAAAGAAAATAAAGACACTATTTTATTTATTGACGAAATCCATACCATTGTCGGTGCAGGTGCGGCAGAAGGTGCTATTGACGCGGCAAATATTTTAAAACCGTCTTTGGCAAGAGGCGAAATTCAGTTAATAGGAGCAACAACTCTTGACGAATACCGAAAATATATTGAAAAAGATTCTGCACTTGAGAGAAGATTTCAACCTGTTACTGTTGACGAGCCGACAGTTTCCGAAACTATTGAAATTTTAAAAGGTTTAAGAGATAAATACGAAGCACACCATAAGGTAGAAATTTCAGATGAGGCACTTGTTGCCGCTGCAAAATTATCCTACCGATATATTACTGATCGTTTTCTTCCCGATAAGGCTATTGACTTAATTGATGAGGCATCATCAAAATTAAGAATAAGAAATCTTACAACTCCTCCCGATTACAAGGAACTGGAAGAAAAAATAGAAAAAACAAAGGCAGAAAAGAATGAAGCTATTCTTGCTCAGGATTTTGAGAATGCTGCAAAACTTCGCGATGAAGAAAACACTCTTATAAAAGAACTTGAGGAAAAGAAAACAAAAAGAGAAGAAGAAAATTCCAAAACAGTTGACTGTGTGACGGAAGAAAATATTGCAGAGGTAATTTCCGCATGGACTAAAATTCCTGTTTCAAAACTTACCGAAGAAGAAGGCCAAAAACTCTTAAAGTTAGAAGAACGTATGCATAAAAGAGTAGTCGGTCAGGAAGAAGCCATATCAAAAATTGCAAAAGCAATAAGAAGAAACAGAGCGGGTCTTAAAGACCCTCAAAGACCTATAGGTTCATTTTTATTCTTAGGTCCTACCGGTGTTGGTAAAACCGAAGTTGCTAAAACTTTGTCCGAAGTTATGTTTGGCAACCAGGATAGTATGATAAGAATTGATATGTCTGAATATATGGAAAAACATTCAGTTTCCCGACTTATCGGTTCTCCTCCCGGGTATGTAGGTCATGATGAAGGCGGTCAGCTTACCAAGAAAGTAAGGCAAAATCCTTATTCGGTTATCCTGTTTGACGAAATTGAAAAAGCACACCCTGATGTATTTAACACTCTGCTTCAAATTCTTGAAGATGGTATTCTTACTGATTCTCAAGGAAGAAAAGTTGATTTCAAAAATACTGTTGTTATTATGACATCAAACATAGGTGCTTCTAAAATTGTTGAAACCAAAGCAAAATTAGGATTTTCAGAAGGAAATGAAGATAATTCTTATGAAACTATTAAAAACAGTGTTCTCTCCGAACTTAAATCCTATTTAAGACCTGAATTTATAAACAGAATTGATGAAATCATTGTTTTCCACAAACTGTCACAGGAAGAAATAAAAGAAATCGCAAAGATAATGCTAAATTCTCTTGCCAAAAGAATCGAAGAAAAAGAAATCAAACTTACGGTTGATGATTCAGTTTATGACTATTTATGCGAAAAGGGATTTGACTCTTCCTATGGTGCAAGACCTTTAAGAAGAACAATACAAACAGATATTGAAGACCTTTTATCCGAAGAAATGTTAAAAGGAAATATTAAAGCCAACAGTATTGTTACTTTGAAAGCAGAAGACGGAAAAATTATATGTCAAAATGACGAAACAATATAA
- a CDS encoding ATP--guanido phosphotransferase, giving the protein MENIVLSTRIRLARNFKDYPFISKISKEDALKITNEVKEIILSSNSSSSLYFSEIEENELKQEGLKLVESHLISPNILNSKVPSSVILDKNKEISIMINEEDHLRIQVIKEGFNLDEAFSLANACDDLIEESKEYAFSEKYGYLTSCPTNTGTGLRASVMIHIPAIVMCGKINELTENVNRLGIAIRGYYGEGSGSFGNIYQISNQTTLGISEEEIIEKIKNVTTQIVKQEENLRNLILNDNLKDKIMRSYGILKNCYLINYKEFSGLWSMVYLGINMGIITNTDKNSFVKLISSLAPGSIGEDDAQKRDKLRAKILKDVI; this is encoded by the coding sequence ATGGAAAACATTGTACTAAGCACAAGAATAAGACTTGCAAGAAATTTTAAAGATTATCCTTTTATATCAAAAATATCAAAAGAAGATGCATTAAAGATTACAAACGAGGTTAAAGAAATTATTCTTTCATCTAATTCCTCCTCCTCTCTCTATTTTAGCGAAATAGAAGAAAATGAACTAAAACAAGAAGGACTTAAACTTGTAGAAAGCCATCTTATAAGCCCGAATATACTTAATTCCAAAGTTCCGTCTTCTGTTATTTTAGATAAAAACAAAGAAATTAGTATTATGATAAATGAAGAAGACCACTTAAGAATACAGGTAATAAAAGAAGGTTTTAATTTAGATGAGGCTTTCTCTCTTGCAAATGCGTGTGATGATCTTATAGAAGAGAGTAAAGAATATGCATTTTCTGAAAAATACGGATATCTTACAAGTTGCCCAACCAACACCGGCACAGGTTTAAGAGCTTCGGTTATGATTCATATACCTGCGATAGTTATGTGTGGCAAAATAAACGAACTTACAGAAAACGTCAATCGTTTAGGAATTGCAATAAGAGGATATTACGGAGAAGGTTCAGGAAGTTTCGGAAACATTTATCAAATTTCCAATCAGACAACATTAGGGATTTCGGAAGAAGAAATTATAGAAAAAATTAAAAATGTTACAACACAAATTGTAAAACAGGAAGAAAACTTGCGAAATCTAATTTTAAATGACAACTTAAAAGATAAAATCATGCGTTCTTACGGCATTTTAAAAAATTGCTATCTTATAAACTATAAAGAATTTTCAGGATTATGGTCAATGGTTTATCTGGGAATAAATATGGGAATAATTACAAATACAGATAAAAACTCTTTTGTAAAACTTATTTCTTCACTTGCACCCGGAAGCATTGGCGAAGATGACGCGCAAAAAAGAGATAAACTAAGAGCAAAAATTTTAAAGGATGTGATTTAA
- a CDS encoding glycoside hydrolase, whose translation KTGEPILRNLEYNYPHLGYEKINDQFMLGENILVAPVIKKGQKIRTVILPSGEWESYKGEIFEGGKTVEIPVTLKDIPYFIKKQ comes from the coding sequence AAAACAGGTGAGCCGATTTTGAGAAACTTAGAATACAACTATCCGCATTTGGGATATGAAAAAATAAATGATCAGTTTATGTTGGGTGAAAACATATTAGTTGCACCTGTTATTAAAAAAGGTCAGAAGATTAGAACAGTCATTCTTCCCTCGGGTGAATGGGAAAGTTATAAAGGTGAGATTTTTGAAGGTGGAAAGACAGTTGAAATTCCTGTTACGCTTAAAGATATACCATATTTTATAAAGAAGCAGTAA